The proteins below come from a single Scatophagus argus isolate fScaArg1 chromosome 15, fScaArg1.pri, whole genome shotgun sequence genomic window:
- the LOC124072464 gene encoding CD109 antigen-like, whose protein sequence is MDGIRTLVVCLAVVCSGLPGLTQDSSRPLFLISSPEVLHAGTPTPLAVTVLADFPGRLMVEVAHGNAKVAQTDDFHGGLTRVLTLPPIFGSVTENALLNVTVKGYRGDNLIFTNTSTLSFSPRNVSTLIQTDRSRYQPGDTVKVRIVSVQLDNHPYKGRVAISVQDPSGNVVDRWESTGNQGIVLWEFSLSRMPPLGQWAVTTTVNGVTDEKAFTVEHYERPHFEMLLKTPSRVFIGDSISGSVRVLYRSGQPVQGTLAVSVSLASVMDSAASPFMQTKEIYGSTRFFFSKDLIQALHTSSGISGDSWLHVAACVTDNSTGFKVNKTVEVHLIKNAFQIVFLDSPPTLKPSLHFSSKLRISKYDRKPLSPVDLKYSAVIEVTQRTSVMNDENTTLTLSVPEDGNIHINFKLQDQVVMLLIRARFQSSEETLRVYNNYPSPSGSYIQISPTNTLPAQIGLPLQLDVESTFQPTELHFVVNSRGQVVAAGTKTSSSFSLTPTVSWSPKACVTVYCILSDGEVISDTVHIPINQHNHVSLSWSSDKAQPGEQVSLTVTTLEPKSHVGIVVMGTHGDSPHTDFDVTVEQECNIRMLTNAKLYKKTQPDGPNNGEDFLMIEKYWRYWMDDSEFLLWLDTNISETTWTSGKITVPDGVTSLLSVALVMSDNLGLGFTALPQKLSVSKDFSLSLDVPAYLIRGEEFVVEAKVINHLEHDVEAILLLAQSEAFEFVLADRGDVSVVNAQKLILGSHKSASALFPIRPVALGVMEISVDAVFAEASGSLVGRVLVKPGGVEKSCSKTLLLELAPVEHNYSRSISFSFPPDVVPGSQRVRMALVGDSLAFSFSNLDSLVQMPLGCGEQNMIHFAPSVYVLQYLDRSTQDNKEIRNRALNYMMEGYQRQLSYQRKDGSFSAFGASDTSGSIWLTAFVLRCFIQAQPYMQINQSVLTRAMTWLLKHQGPQGEFSEVGRLIHTEMQGGLDNGPVALTAYVLIALLEDNSYVDMYTGNVSLAQRYLENKVSSGGLSNYSLCLVAYALALANSPAAYDALTELSRRKYYKDGVMTLTSSAGLKSHDWQPHSAQIEMASYVLMALITHGNLVEGIELMKWLSNQRNHLGGYGTTQDTVVALQVLAYYAAFSGANAIDLRFNISAPTSSFVSLFHINSSTYRTYHSQEINADKDVNLNLYMEGRGFAIFQLNMFYNLESKAFLQNLQTTSTDKEAFSLDVDLTKERDHDHMLLSICTRLKDSQVISHTGMAILDVGMLSGLSFSPGAAAPTDLIRKVEIQPEKIILYLDSVTKSEVCIRLPVFRNYKVAHVQDAVVQVYDYYEPTRKATRTYNSDILRDTTSCSFCGEDCNRCRPGVTLTVSSMLSSLSISSATYSLICLFLGVLAFVF, encoded by the exons ATGGATGGGATCAGGACGCTGGTTGTGTGTTTGGCAGTTGTGTGTTCTGGTCTGCCTGGTTTGACTCAGGATTCATCCAG GCCACTGTTTCTGATCTCGAGTCCAGAGGTGTTGCATGCTGGGACACCCACTCCACTGGCTGTCACGGTCCTTGCTGACTTCCCTGGCAGGTTGATGGTTGAAGTGGCACATGGCAACGCCAAAGTAGCCCAAACAGATGACTTCCATGGAG GTTTGACCAGGGTCCTTACACTCCCTCCT ATTTTTGGCTCTGTAACTGAGAATGCCCTCTTAAATGTGACCGTGAAAGGCTACAGGGGGGACAATCTCATTTTCACCAACACCAGCACCCTCAGCTTCAGTCCCAGGAATGTCTCGACCCTCATTCAAACGGACAGATCACGCTACCAGCCAGGTGATACTGTCAAAGTCAGAATTGTGTCTGTCCAGTTGGATAACCATCCATACAAAGGCAGAGTGGCTATCTCTGTACAG GATCCCAGTGGGAACGTTGTCGACAGGTGGGAGTCCACAGGGAATCAGGGGATTGTGTTGTGGGAATTCAGTTTATCCCGGATGCCTCCTCTTGGACAGTGGGCAGTCACAACCACAGTGAAT GGTGTGACTGATGAGAAAGCATTCACTGTGGAGCATTACG AGCGTCCTCACTTTGAAATGCTGTTGAAGACACCTTCACGGGTCTTCATTGGAGATAGTATCTCGGGATCAGTAAGAGTTCT TTACCGCAGTGGACAGCCGGTACAGGGAACACTAGCTGTCTCTGTCTCGCTGGCGTCTGTTATGGACAGTGCAGCCTCTCCATTCATGCAAACTAAAGAG ATCTACGGGTCAACACGTTTTTTCTTCAGCAAAGATCTGATTCAAGCCCTTCACACTTCATCAGGAATCAGCGGTGACAGCTGGTTACATGTTGCTGCATGCGTTACTGACAACTCCACAG GAtttaaagtgaacaaaacagTTGAGGTGCACCTTATAAAGAACGCATTCCAGATTGTATTTCTTGATTCTCCACCTACGCTAAAGCCATCTTTACACTTCTCTTCAAAA CTAAGGATCTCGAAATATGACAGAAAGCCACTCAGCCCAGTGGATCTAAAGTACTCTGCTGTGATTGAAGTCACTCAGCGAACATctgtgatgaatgatgaaaataCAACTCTCACACTTTCGGTGCCCGAGGATGGGAACATCCACATTAACTTTAAATTACAGGATCAAGTAGTGATGCTTTTAATTCGA GCAAGATTTCAGTCCAGTGAGGAGACTCTAAGGGTCTACAACAACTACCCCTCTCCTAGTGGCTCATATATTCAAATCTCCCCCACCAACACCTTACCTGCACAG ATTGGACTGCCTCTTCAGCTAGACGTCGAGAGCACCTTTCAACCAACTGAGCTGCATTTTGTG GTAAACTCTAGAGGTCAAGTGGTGGCTGCTGGTACAAAGACCTCgtcctctttttctttgacaCCAACAGTGTCCTGGTCCCCTAAGGCCTGTGTCACAGTCTACTGCATCCTTTCTGATGGAGAGGTCATCAGTGATACAGTGCACATACCCATCAACCAACACAACCAT GTATCTCTGAGCTGGAGCAGTGACAAAGCCCAGCCAGGTGAGCAAGTATCACTCACTGTGACTACCCTTGAGCCCAAGTCCCATGTGGGAATCGTGGTAATGGGGACGCATGGTGATTCTCCACACACTGACTTTGATGTAACAGTGGAGCAG GAATGTAATATCAGGATGCTGACCAATGCCAAActatacaagaaaacacagccTGATGGGCCTAACAACG GAGAAGATTTCTTAATGATAGAGAAGTACTGGAGATACTGGATGGATGACAGTGAATTCTTGCTCTGGTTAGACACTAACATAAG tGAGACAACGTGGACAAGTGGAAAGATAACGGTGCCAGATGGAGTTACGTCTTTGTTGTCTGTTGCGCTGGTCATGTCAGACAACTTGGGTTTGGGCTTCACTGCTTTGCCACAAAAG TTGAGCGTGTCCAAAGATTTTTCCTTGTCTCTGGATGTACCAGCGTACCTCatcagaggagaggagtttgtGGTGGAGGCGAAAGTCATCAACCATTTAGAGCATGACGTGGAG GCCATCCTGCTGCTAGCACAGAGTGAGGcctttgagtttgttttggcAGACAGAGGAGACGTCTCTGTGGTAAATGCCCAAAAACTCATCTTAGGGAGtcacaagtctgcttcagcccTGTTCCCAATAAGGCCTGTGGCTCTGGGTGTGATGGAAATATCTGTGGATGCTGTATTTGCGGAGGCCTCGGGCAGCCTTGTTGGAAGAGTGCTTGTGAAG CCTGGAGGTGTTGAAAAGTCCTGTTCAAAGACTCTGCTCCTGGAGCTGGCACCAGTGGAACACAATTATTCCAGgtccatctccttctcctttccACCAGATGTGGTACCAGGCAGCCAGAGGGTCCGTATGGCATTGGTCG GTGATAGCTTGGCTTTTTCCTTCAGCAACTTGGATTCTCTGGTTCAGATGCCTCTTGGTTGTGGGGAGCAGAACATGATCCACTTTGCTCCAAGTGTTTATGTTCTCCAGTACCTGGACAGGTCAACCCAAGACAATAAGGAGATCAGGAACAGGGCTCTGAACTACATGATGGAAG GATATCAGAGACAACTGTCCTACCAACGGAAAGATGGTTCATTCAGTGCTTTTGGAGCCAGCGACACCTCTGGTAGCATATG GTTGACAGCCTTTGTCCTGAGGTGCTTCATCCAAGCACAGCCCTACATGCAGATAAACCAAAGTGTCCTGACCAGGGCCATGACTTGGCTCTTGAAACACCAGGGGCCCCAGGGAGAGTTCAGTGAGGTTGGCAGGTTGATCCATACGGAGATGCAGGGAGGACTGGATAATGGTCCAGTGGCACTCACTGCCTATGTACTGATAGCACTGCTGGAGGATAACAGCTATGTG GACATGTACACAGGTAATGTGTCCCTGGCTCAGCGGTACTTGGAGAACAAGGTGTCCAGTGGAGGGCTCAGTAACTACAGTCTGTGTCTGGTGGCCTATGCTTTAGCTCTGGCTAATAGTCCTGCGGCTTACGATGCCCTGACTGAGCTCAGCAGGAGAAAATACTACAAAG ATGGAGTCATGACCTTGACTTCTTCAGCTGGCCTCAAGTCACATGACTGGCAGCCACACTCAGCGCAGATTGAGATGGCCTCCTATGTGCTGATGGCTCTTATCACACATGGCAACTTGGTGGAGGGCATTGAACTCATGAAATGGTTAAGCAACCAGAGAAACCATCTAGGAGGCTACGGGACAACACAG GACACAGTAGTTGCCCTCCAGGTTCTGGCTTACTATGCTGCTTTCAGTGGTGCCAATGCCATCGACCTCAGGTTCAATATATCTGCCCCAACATCTTCCTTTGTGTCACTATTTCACATCAACTCCTCTACCTATCGGACATATCACAGCCAAGAG ATTAATGCTGACAAAGATGTAAATCTAAATTTATACATGGAAGGAAGAGGATTTGCGATATTTCAG CTGAATATGTTTTACAACCTGGAGAGCAAAGCATTTTTACAGAACCTCCAGACCACCTCCACAGACAAGGAGGCTTTCTCGCTGGATGTGGACCTCACTAAGGAAAGAGACCATGATCACATGCTCTTATCTATATGCACAAG ATTAAAGGACAGTCAGGTGATTTCTCACACAGGCATGGCTATATTGGATGTGGGTATGCTCAGTGGTTTAAGTTTCTCTCCTGGAGCTGCTGCACCAACAGATCTTATCCGAAAAGTGGAGATACAGCCTGAGAAAATCATTCTCTACCTCGATTCT GTTACCAAGTCAGAGGTTTGCATCAGACTTCCGGTCTTCAGAAACTACAAAGTGGCCCACGTACAGGATGCGGTGGTGCAGGTGTATGACTACTACGAACCCA CGAGAAAAGCAACAAGGACATACAACTCAGATATTCTACGTGATACGACTTCCTGCTCCTTCTGCGGCGAAGACTGCAATCGCTGTAGGCCAGGAGTCACTCTCACTGTGTCCTCCATGCTGTCATCTCTCTCAATAAGCAGCGCCACCTACAGCTTGATTTGCCTGTTTCTTGGAGTCCTTGCTTTTGTATTCTAA